ACGACAGCTAAAATGATTAGCCCCAATACATCATCTAACATCGCTGCACCCAAAATGATTTTTGCTTCCCGAGTACGTAATTTTTTCATTTCAGTCAGTACTCGGGCTGTAATACCTATACTGGTGGCACTCAAAGTAGCAGCGATAAATAAATCAGATTGATAGGAACCATTAGGCATTAATAGGTAAGCGACGCCAAAACCTAGGAGCATAGGTGCGATCACCCCAATCAAAGCAACAAAAAATGAATCACGGCCTGTATGTTTCATTTCTGCTATTGAGCCTTCCAAGCCCACCATAAACAGAAGAAAAATAACGCCATATCGTGAAAAAATATCCACAATATAAGCTATTTTCAGAAAATCGGATCCGTGCGGTCCGCTTAAAGCGCCAACAATTTGTTGTGCATAATTGGTGTTAGGGATAATTGATGTAACTGCTTGATTTAACGGAACTCCTTTGAGTATTTCTCTGACTATATCAAAAATTGAAGAACCTTCTCTTAATAAAATAGCCAATGGAAATCCATAATAATAAAATAAATTACCGATAAGAATTCCCATGACTAACTCACCAAGAACACTAGGCTGATTTAAGCGTCTTGCTGTATAACGGCCAATAATTGCAAAGAAAAAAATAGTAGTCACACCAAGCAATACAAACGCAACCGGATCAACATGATCAGGCTCAGCCGAGGCAAAAGCCATCGCAGGGCATATTCCTGCAATAAAAAGCCACCATTTTAAACGCTGCATTACAGTTCCATACTTTGCTAAAATACTCTCTTCGTAAATGTACTCGTAACCCAGTAAAACGGAGTGAAACTTTCGGCCCCCTCCTAGCCTTCACCTAGGCTACACTGAAAACATTACCTACACGGTTACATCAGTCCCCTACAGACTATGTTTTGCCAAAAATAAACAGGTTTCCAAAACAGAGTCTGGGTTAAGTGACACACTCTCTATGCCCTCTTTCATTAACCATTGTGCAAAATCCTGATGGTCTGAAGGTCCTTGGCCACAAATACCTATATATTTATTTGCCTTTTTACATGCAGAAATGGCCATATGTAACAAAGCTTTTACTGCATCATTACGCTCATCAAATTGAGCAGCAATCAATCCTGAATCCCTATCCAAACCTAAGGTTAACTGAGTTAAATCATTAGAGCCTATAGAAAAACCATCAAAATATTCTAAAAATTTTTCTGCTAGCAATGCATTGGAGGGTACTTCACACATCATGATTACACGCAGTCCATGTTTGCCTCGCTCCAGTCCATGTTGTTTTAACACCTGAATGACATTACTTGCTTCAGAAACAGTCCTGACGAAGGGGATCATCACTTCTACATTGGTTAAGCCCATTTCTTCTCGAACTCGTCGTACAGCTTTACACTCCAAGGCAAAGCAGTCGGCAAAAGATTCAGAAACATAACGTGATGCGCCTCTAAAACCCAACATCGGATTTTCTTCATGTGGCTCATATAAATTACCGCCAATAAGATTAGCATATTCATTGGATTTGAAATCTGATAATCGTACAATGACAGGCTTAGGATAAAACGCAGCTGCGATTGTCGCAATTCCCTCTTTTAATCGTTCAATATAATATTCAACTGGAGAAGCATAGGCTGCTGTTTTTTCGATAATAAATTGTTTTAACTCTTTATCTTTTAGGTTATCAAAATCCAGCAATGCGCGTGGATGAATACCAATTGTATTGGAAATTAAAAACTCTAAGCGAGCTAAACCTACCCCTGAGTTGGGAATGGATTGGAATGTAAAGGCTCTTTCCGGATTACCCACATTCAACATGACTTTCATCGGTAGCTCAGGCATAGTTTCTACATCAAGACGCTCTTGCTCATAAGGTAATAAGCCTGCGTAAACATAACCGTTATCCCCTTCAGCACAGCTAACAGTCACTTCATCACCATCACGAATGGTTTTCGTCGCATCCCCACATCCGACTACTGCAGGAATACCCAACTCACGCGCAATAATAGCGGCGTGACATGTTCTACCACCACGGTTGGTCACAATAGCAGAAGCACGCTTCATAACGGGTTCCCAATCAGGGTCAGTCATATCTGAAATCAATACATCACCGGGTTGGACTCGGTCCATTTCACTTACGTCTTTAATAATTCGTGCTTTACCTTGGCCTATACGTTGTCCGATACTGCGGCCTTCGGCAAGTACTTCACCCTTCTTTTTAAGGGTATATCGTTCCAATATTTGTTTATTGTCACGGCTTTTTACTGTTTCAGGACGAGCTTGTAATATGTATAGTTGACCATTCAAGCCATCTTTTGCCCACTCTATATCCATGGGCCGGCCATAATGCTCCTCAATAATCATGGCTTGATGAGCCAAACGTTCCACTTCATCTGGGGTTAAAGAAAATAATAATCGCTCTTTCGCATCAACTTCGACCGTTTTAACGCGTTCTTTCTTGCTGGGATCATCACAATAAACCATCTTCAACGCTTTACTACCTAGATTTCTGCGAATTACTGCAGGTTTACCTGCTTTTATTCCAGGTTTATGTACGTAATACTCATCAGGGTTTACGGCTCCCTGAACAACCATCTCACCCAAACCATAAGATGAAGTAATAAATACGACCTGATCAAAACCTGACTCAGTATCCATAGTAAACATCACACCACTTACCGCCAAATCACTACGAATCATCTGTTGAATACCTGCGGATAAGGCGACTTCATGATGTTCAAACTGATGATGTGTACGATAAGTGATGGCTCTGTCATTGAATAATGATGCAAAAACATGCTTTATTGAGAGTAGAACCTCATCAATCCCTTTTACATTTAAAAAAGTTTCTTGCTGACCGGCAAAGGAGGCATCAGGTAAGTCTTCTGCTGTTGCGGATGAACGAACTGCCACACTAAAATTATCATGGCCAATCGTTTTCGCCAGCTGTTCATAAGCAACTCGCACTGAGCGTTCAAACTCAGGGGTAAATGGCGTGTTGACAATCATTTGTCTAATTTCTTTCCCTACCACAGCTAATTGCTGCACATTATCAGCATCCAGGTTTGCCAATTTTGCGTAGATTTTTTTATCTAAATTATCCTGAGACAAAAACTCCCGGAATGAATCTGCGGTCGTCGCAAAGCCACCAGGAACAGCAACCCCTGCTGAGGATAAATGACTGATCATCTCTCCAAGAGAGGCATTTTTTCCACCAACCTGCTCCAGGTCGTGCATGCCAAGATGTGCTAAATCAATAATATGTGTTTTGACCGTCATAGATACCCCAAGCCCATAAAATGATAAGTTGTCATTTTACTGAAAATGTACGGCTATGGGAATTGAAACTTTATTGTCAGACAATATTCGTACTCATACCTTGAATTCATCGGATAGTTTTCTTAATTCAGGATATGAGTACCTATACTTTGTTCTGTTTACGATTCGCTAGATTATGCGTTACTTGCAGCCAAAGCCTGAGAAAAATCCTTATGGAAATTCGCGGCGCCCAGAAGTTCAATGATCCCCCCTTTGCGTAGTTTTTCCTCTACCCGTGAATTAGCTCCACTTAAAATCACTCTCACTTTTCGTTCTTGTAAATCTTCAATAACTTCTTCCAAAGTTTGCAAACCTGTTACATCCATAAAGGGAACCCAACGCATTCTAATGATTAAAGTCTTGGGATCAGAATGAGTTACTGCTAAAGCATGTTGAAATGCTTCAGCGGCTGCAAAGAAGAAAGGGCCTTCGACAGCATAAACCAATACACCATCAGGCAAAGTGTCCATATTTTGTCGTGCCAATTCATGCGCCAATTCTTCCTGAGACATTTGTTGTACTTCAACGCTAGAAGCCATACGCCGTATAAAATGCAACACAGCAATAATTACACCTATGTTGACTGCAACCACCAAATCAACAAACACCGTAAGGAAAAAAGTGACTAATAAAATCACCACATCAGCTTTGGGGGCACGTTGTATTAATTTAACAAAATGTTTTACTTCACTCATATTCCAAGCGACAACAAATAAAATTGCGGCCAATACGGTAAGAGGTATATTTACGGCCAAAGGAGCTAAGAAAAGAATAATGAGTACTAATGTGAGTGCATGAATTATCCCTGCTAAAGGGCTATTTCCCCCATTGCGAATGTTTGTTGCAGTACGGGCAATCGCCCCTGTTGCGGCAAACCCTCCAAATAAGGG
This sequence is a window from Legionella cherrii. Protein-coding genes within it:
- a CDS encoding cation:proton antiporter, which encodes MQRLKWWLFIAGICPAMAFASAEPDHVDPVAFVLLGVTTIFFFAIIGRYTARRLNQPSVLGELVMGILIGNLFYYYGFPLAILLREGSSIFDIVREILKGVPLNQAVTSIIPNTNYAQQIVGALSGPHGSDFLKIAYIVDIFSRYGVIFLLFMVGLEGSIAEMKHTGRDSFFVALIGVIAPMLLGFGVAYLLMPNGSYQSDLFIAATLSATSIGITARVLTEMKKLRTREAKIILGAAMLDDVLGLIILAVVSSLVISGAVDIMVVLRIMVSAALFFAGTLFLGPIVLRKAIHFFRFLEPWEAKLFISFLFIMILSWLASVLQLATIIGAFTAGIILHDDYFDGIPLSQQESRSIYHLLSPLESILAPMFFIVIGIQVKLESFYHWNVIILASGLIVAAVVGKLISGYGARPSDDRLLIGMGMLPRGEVGLVFASIGRTLGVISDDLFSAIVLMVMITTFIAPMLLKARYAAKDRKLAHE
- the ppsA gene encoding phosphoenolpyruvate synthase; translated protein: MTVKTHIIDLAHLGMHDLEQVGGKNASLGEMISHLSSAGVAVPGGFATTADSFREFLSQDNLDKKIYAKLANLDADNVQQLAVVGKEIRQMIVNTPFTPEFERSVRVAYEQLAKTIGHDNFSVAVRSSATAEDLPDASFAGQQETFLNVKGIDEVLLSIKHVFASLFNDRAITYRTHHQFEHHEVALSAGIQQMIRSDLAVSGVMFTMDTESGFDQVVFITSSYGLGEMVVQGAVNPDEYYVHKPGIKAGKPAVIRRNLGSKALKMVYCDDPSKKERVKTVEVDAKERLLFSLTPDEVERLAHQAMIIEEHYGRPMDIEWAKDGLNGQLYILQARPETVKSRDNKQILERYTLKKKGEVLAEGRSIGQRIGQGKARIIKDVSEMDRVQPGDVLISDMTDPDWEPVMKRASAIVTNRGGRTCHAAIIARELGIPAVVGCGDATKTIRDGDEVTVSCAEGDNGYVYAGLLPYEQERLDVETMPELPMKVMLNVGNPERAFTFQSIPNSGVGLARLEFLISNTIGIHPRALLDFDNLKDKELKQFIIEKTAAYASPVEYYIERLKEGIATIAAAFYPKPVIVRLSDFKSNEYANLIGGNLYEPHEENPMLGFRGASRYVSESFADCFALECKAVRRVREEMGLTNVEVMIPFVRTVSEASNVIQVLKQHGLERGKHGLRVIMMCEVPSNALLAEKFLEYFDGFSIGSNDLTQLTLGLDRDSGLIAAQFDERNDAVKALLHMAISACKKANKYIGICGQGPSDHQDFAQWLMKEGIESVSLNPDSVLETCLFLAKHSL